The genomic window TCGGACCCATGACGGCGGGACTCGCGGTCCAGGCCACGCTCCCGGGTTCCGATGCGCCGATCGGGCCGTACGGGGGGCTGGGCGTCCTCACCGCGTGGGCCGCGGGCGGCCTGCTGGCGGGCCTGGCGGTTCTCCACCGGCGGGACGCTTGAGCGCGTCCGGGGGAGCCGCGCACGCAGCACCCCCGGGGTCTCCCTCGGGGAAGGGGAGCGGGTCAGAAGCCGCGGCGGACGTACGTCTGGCGGGCCTCGTCGAGGCGGCGCGCGCGGCGGTGGCGCTCAGCGGTGAGCTCCTCGACCGCGTGGCGCACGGCGGTGAGGATCGTGCTGACCGGGCCGGCGGGCGGCTCGGGGACGGGGGGCGGCCCCGAGATGCCGATGACGGCCGCCAGCGCGAGCAGCACCGGCTCGTCGGCCGCCCAGCGGTGCGCCGCCCGCCGCCGCCCGGGGGAGTCGGCGAGCACCATCCGGCTGGTGCGCAGGACCAGGAAGCGGCGCCGTTCCTCCCGGCCGAGCAGCCCGTCCGCTTCGAGCGCGGCGAGATACGCGTCGGACAGCCCGCGCCCCCGGCGCCACAGCCAGTCCTCGACGGTCTCGCCGTCCGCCACCGGGGCGACCGCGGCCAAGGCCAGGTCGAGCTGCGGGTCGGCGCTGGCCGTCCGGCCGGTGGGCAGCACGAACTCGCCGTCGAGCGTGACGACGCCGGGGCCGAGCAGATCGATCAGCTCGGCCCCGGCCAGCGCCAGGGACAGGTCGCCGCGTTCCAGCGGCCGGGTCGAGGGCATGTCCATGGCCACGAAAAGCAGATCTCGTGCGGTGGTCATCCGGGAGCGCTCCAGACAGCGTCAGTGCAGCTGGGAGCGCCAGTCGCCGGGCACCCGGTCGGCGGGGCCCGGGGTGGACTGCGACGTCGGGTGGCAGATCGGCGGCGCCAGATCCGGGCCGTCCTCGACGTAGCTGTTGGAGGCGTAGTTCCAGAACCACTCCTCGCCCGGCTCGTACGACCTGATCACCGGGTGGCCGCTGGCCGAGGCGTGCGCGGAGGCGTGCTGCGAGGGGGAGCTGTCACAGCAGCCGATGTGCCCGCAGGTCGCGCACCTGCGCAGGTGCAGCCACCAGCCGCCGGCCTTGTCGCAGTCCACGCAGCCGTCGCCGCTCGGCGGCACGGACGGGTCGATCCCAGGGGTTTCAGCGGTGCTCATTCGGTGGCCTCCTCGGCGTCGGGGGTGCTGGCGGCGATCGGCAGTCTGACCCGGAAACGGGTGGTGCCCGGCTGCGACTCGACCTCCAGGTCGCCGTGGTGCTTGTTGACCACGATCCGCCAGGAGATGTCGAGCCCGAGGCCGGTGCCCTGCCCCACCGGCTTGGTGGTGAAGAACGGCTCGAAGATCCGCTGCCGGATCTCCTCCGGGACCCCGGGACCGGTGTCCTCGAAGTCCACCACCAGCCTGCCGTGCTCCCGCGAGGTGCGCACGGTGAGTGTGCCCGTCCCGTCCATCGCCGACACCGCGTTGTCGATCAGATTCGTCCACACCTGGTTCAGCTCGCCCGGGAAGGCCGGGACGCGCGGCAGCGTGTGGTCGAACTCCCGGACCACCCTGATCTCCGGGCCGATCTTCGCGCCCAGCATCTGCAGCGTGCTCTCCAGCAGCTCGTGGATGTCGACCACCTGGTAGGGGGCGCGGTCCAGCTGCGAATACTGCCGGGCGGCGTTGACCAGACCGGACACCCGGGAGGTGGAGTCCTCGATCTCGTTCATCAGCAGCTCGGTCTCGACGGTGTAGTTCAGCCACCGCACGGCGCTCTCCAGCAGCTCGCCGTCCACCGCGGCCGCGACCTGGTCCAGCCACTCCTGGTCAAGGCCGGCCTGGACGAAGACCGGCGCGAGGTCCCAGCCGCCGGTGATGCCGTGGTCGTCGAGCCAGTCGCCGACCGCGTCCTCCTGGTCGGCGGTCTCCATCGGGCTCAGCGCCTGCGCCTTGGCGATCCGCTCGACGGCCCGCTCCTGCACCCCGATCAGGGTGTCGAGGTCGGACTGCCGGTAGGGGCCGGCGGTGAGGATCTTGAGCTTGTGGCGCATGCCGGCGACCCGGTCGCGCAGCGCCGAGGTGGCCCGCAGCGCCGCGGCGGCCGGGTTGTTCAACTCGTGGGTCAGACCCGCCGACAGCGAACCCAGCGCCAGCAGCCGCTCACGCTGGCTGACCACCTGCTGGAAGGTCTTGTTGCCGAAGAAGAGCCCTTCCAGCAGGTGCACGGCCATCGGGAACCAGTCCCGCATGATCTGCGCGAAGTCGTCGGCGGACAGCACGAAGAACCGGGACGGCTCGGTGACCCGCAGCGAGTTGGTGTAGAGCTGCGGGACCCGGTCGCCCAGATAGGCCTGGAAGGCCCCGGCGTACACGCCCCGCATCGAGGTGCGGTTGACCTCGATGTCGTCGTTGCCGACCCGCCGCGAGGTGACCACGGTGCCGTCGAGCAGCACGTAGAAGCAGCTCGCGGGGTCGCCCTCGGCGTAGACCTGGCCGGGCTCCGCGCTCTCCACCCGGCCGGCGCTGCACAGCCGGCCCAGCTGCTCGGGTGTCAGGTGCTCGAACAGGAACAGCGACCGCAGTTCCTCCGGGTCGCACGGCTTCGTACAGCTGTTCACGGTCCCTCCAGACTGACGCTCACAGCCCCTCCAGATAGCGGTGGACGAGCATGACGGCCATCGCGCCCTCACCGACCGCGGACGCGACCCGCTTGGCGGACTCCGCCCGGACGTCGCCGGCCGCGAAGACCCCGGGCACGCTGGTCTCCAGGTGGTACGGCGGCCGGTCCGGCTCCCAGCCGGGCGGGCGCTCGCCCTCGGCCGCCAGATCAGGGCCGGTCAGCAGGAAACCGTGCGCGTCCCTGCTCAGCACGCCCTGCAGCCAGTCGGTGCGCGGTGCGGCCCCGATGAAGACGAACAACCGCTGGGCGTCGACCATTTCCGTGCCGCCGCCGGCGCTGTCCCGCAGGGTCAGGCCCTCCAGGTGGTCCTCGCCGTGGGCGGCGGCGACCACCGTGCCGGTACGGACGCTGATGGTGGGTATCGCCGAGATCTGCTGGATCAGGTAGTGCGACATGGACGCCTCCAGCGACGGCCCGCGCACCAGCAGCGTCACCGACTTGGCACCCCGCGACAGGTAGACCGCGGCCTGGCCGGCCGAGTTAGCGCCGCCCACGATGTAGACGTCCTGCCCCTCGCAGCCCGCGGCCTCGGTCAGCGCCGACCCGTAGTAGACACCGCGGCCGGTCAGCTCCGCCAGCCCCGGCACGTCGAGCAGCCGGTAGGCCACCCCGGTGGTGAGGATGATGCTCTGGGCCGAGACCGAGCTGCCGTCGGCGAAGCGCACGGTCCGGGTCGGGCCGCTCACCTCCAGGCCGGTGACCTCGCACGCGCTGAGCAGCTCGGCGCCGAACCGGGTCGCCTGGCGGCGTGCGCGGTCGGTGAGCTGGGCGCCGGAGACACCGTCGGGGAAGCCCAGGTAGTTCTCGATCCTGGCGCTCTGCCCGGCCTGGCCGCCGGTCGCGGTGCGCTCGATCAGGACGGTCTTCAGGCCCTCGGAGGCACCGTAGACCGCCGCACCGAGGCCCGCCGGTCCGGCGCCGATCACCACCAGGTCGTAGAACTCCTCCGCCGGCGTGGTCGCCAGCCCCACCTGCGCGGCCAGATCCTGGTCCGACGGCTCGATCAGCACCTCGCCGCCGGGCGCGATCACCAGCGGCAGCCGCAATCCGTCGTGGCCGGCCGCGTCCAGCAGCCGCCGTCCCTCGGACTGGTCGGACAGATACCAGCGGTAGGGGATCTGGTTGCGCGCGAGGAACTCCCTGACCCCGGACGACCGCGCCGACCAGCGGTGGCCGACGACCTTGGTCTCCGGGACCGGCCGGTGGTCGGAGGCCAGCCAGCTCTCCAGCAGCTCGTCGACCACCGGGTAGAGCTTCTCCTCCGGCGGGTCCCACGGCTTGAGCAGGTAGTGGTCCAGGTCCACGACGTTGATCGCGTCGATCGCGGCGCCGGTGTCGGCGTAGGCGGTGAGCAGGATCCGCCGGGCGCCGGGGTAGACGTCCATGCCCTGCTCGAGGAATTCGATGCCGTTCATCTGCGGCATGCGGTAGTCCGCCAGGATCACCGCGACCAGGTCGCCGCGCAGCTTCATCTGCCGCAGTGCGTCCAGGGCCGAGTCGCCGGACTCGGCCCGCACCACCCGGTAGCGCTCGCCGTACCGCCGCCGCAGGTCGCGGGCGACCGCGCGGGAGACTCCCGGGTCGTCGTCGACGGTGAGGAGTACGGCTCGGCGTGCGCTGTCCGGTGCTGTCATGGGCATCCCCGTCCCGATCCGCTTCCTGCGCGTTTCGCTACAGGTCCGCCGTTCAGCCTAGTGGCCTGATGCGGGACCCGCAGCGCGCAGCGCCCGCCGCGGCCGGGGTGATCATGACCACCGCCGGCCGTCCGCGCTGCCTGACCCCGCATCCGGGGCCGTACGGACGATCCCGCGGCCACTTGCCTTGAAGCGCACTTCAGCTCCTAGCCTCGACGCCATGACTACGCCACAGACGCCACAGAGACCGATCGGCTCCGGCTTCGGTGCCAAGAGCACCGCCGACGACGTGCTGCGCGGCATCGACCTGACCGGAAAGCTCGCGCTCGTCACGGGTGGCTACTCCGGCATAGGTCTTGAGGCCACCCGGGCTCTGGCCAAGGCAGGCGCCCACGTCGTGGTGCCGGCCCGTCGCCCGGAGACCGCCACCGAGGCGCTGGCGGGTATCGAGGGCGTGGAGGTGGACCGGCTCGACCTGGCCGACCTCGACAGCGTCCGCGACTTCGCCGACCGCTTCCTCGCCACCGGCCGCGGCATCGACATCGTGATCAACAGCGCCGCGGTCATGGCCTGCCCGGAGACCCGGGTCGGTCCGGGCTGGGAAGCCCAGTTCGCCACCAACCACCTGGGCCACTACGCCCTGGTCAACCGGCTCTGGCCGGCGATCAAGCCGGGCGCGCGGGTGGTGGCGGTCTCCTCCGGCGGCCACCACAACTCGCCGATCCGCTGGGACGACATCCACTTCGGCCACGGCTATGACAAGTTGGAGGCCTACGGCCAGGCCAAGACCGCCAACGTGCTCTTCGCCCGGCAGCTCGACACGCTCGGCCGCGGCCGGGGTGTCCGCGCCTTCTCGCTGCACCCGGGCAGCATCCTCACCCCGCTGCAGCGGCACCTGCCCAAGGCCGAGATGGTGGAGC from Streptomyces sp. NBC_01198 includes these protein-coding regions:
- a CDS encoding UBP-type zinc finger domain-containing protein; the encoded protein is MSTAETPGIDPSVPPSGDGCVDCDKAGGWWLHLRRCATCGHIGCCDSSPSQHASAHASASGHPVIRSYEPGEEWFWNYASNSYVEDGPDLAPPICHPTSQSTPGPADRVPGDWRSQLH
- a CDS encoding GOLPH3/VPS74 family protein translates to MTTARDLLFVAMDMPSTRPLERGDLSLALAGAELIDLLGPGVVTLDGEFVLPTGRTASADPQLDLALAAVAPVADGETVEDWLWRRGRGLSDAYLAALEADGLLGREERRRFLVLRTSRMVLADSPGRRRAAHRWAADEPVLLALAAVIGISGPPPVPEPPAGPVSTILTAVRHAVEELTAERHRRARRLDEARQTYVRRGF
- a CDS encoding ATP-binding protein → MNSCTKPCDPEELRSLFLFEHLTPEQLGRLCSAGRVESAEPGQVYAEGDPASCFYVLLDGTVVTSRRVGNDDIEVNRTSMRGVYAGAFQAYLGDRVPQLYTNSLRVTEPSRFFVLSADDFAQIMRDWFPMAVHLLEGLFFGNKTFQQVVSQRERLLALGSLSAGLTHELNNPAAAALRATSALRDRVAGMRHKLKILTAGPYRQSDLDTLIGVQERAVERIAKAQALSPMETADQEDAVGDWLDDHGITGGWDLAPVFVQAGLDQEWLDQVAAAVDGELLESAVRWLNYTVETELLMNEIEDSTSRVSGLVNAARQYSQLDRAPYQVVDIHELLESTLQMLGAKIGPEIRVVREFDHTLPRVPAFPGELNQVWTNLIDNAVSAMDGTGTLTVRTSREHGRLVVDFEDTGPGVPEEIRQRIFEPFFTTKPVGQGTGLGLDISWRIVVNKHHGDLEVESQPGTTRFRVRLPIAASTPDAEEATE
- a CDS encoding FAD-dependent oxidoreductase — encoded protein: MTAPDSARRAVLLTVDDDPGVSRAVARDLRRRYGERYRVVRAESGDSALDALRQMKLRGDLVAVILADYRMPQMNGIEFLEQGMDVYPGARRILLTAYADTGAAIDAINVVDLDHYLLKPWDPPEEKLYPVVDELLESWLASDHRPVPETKVVGHRWSARSSGVREFLARNQIPYRWYLSDQSEGRRLLDAAGHDGLRLPLVIAPGGEVLIEPSDQDLAAQVGLATTPAEEFYDLVVIGAGPAGLGAAVYGASEGLKTVLIERTATGGQAGQSARIENYLGFPDGVSGAQLTDRARRQATRFGAELLSACEVTGLEVSGPTRTVRFADGSSVSAQSIILTTGVAYRLLDVPGLAELTGRGVYYGSALTEAAGCEGQDVYIVGGANSAGQAAVYLSRGAKSVTLLVRGPSLEASMSHYLIQQISAIPTISVRTGTVVAAAHGEDHLEGLTLRDSAGGGTEMVDAQRLFVFIGAAPRTDWLQGVLSRDAHGFLLTGPDLAAEGERPPGWEPDRPPYHLETSVPGVFAAGDVRAESAKRVASAVGEGAMAVMLVHRYLEGL
- a CDS encoding SDR family NAD(P)-dependent oxidoreductase; this encodes MTTPQTPQRPIGSGFGAKSTADDVLRGIDLTGKLALVTGGYSGIGLEATRALAKAGAHVVVPARRPETATEALAGIEGVEVDRLDLADLDSVRDFADRFLATGRGIDIVINSAAVMACPETRVGPGWEAQFATNHLGHYALVNRLWPAIKPGARVVAVSSGGHHNSPIRWDDIHFGHGYDKLEAYGQAKTANVLFARQLDTLGRGRGVRAFSLHPGSILTPLQRHLPKAEMVERGWIDEDGRPLNPPGFKSTQEGAATQVWAATSPALDGLGGVYLEDCEVAEPAPANAARRGVRDYAIDPDQAARLWALSAELTGVDAFAA